The genomic region TATTTTCAATTGTCTCATACGTTATATTAAGAAGTGACCGTCCACCTTCTAATATCGGTGGGATGGACTAGGGGTCTCCTTCTAGGGGTCTCCTTCACAGGGGACAAAATCATTTTTTGATATCTTTGACAATTTTGACATCTTTGACTGGGGGTAACTATTGCTCATGCTCTCTGATGACATCTACGGTCCATGTTTCGGTCACATTTCCTGTCCAAACAAGAATAAACGAATCTGAACACACTGTaaatatacactcgagtataagcctacccgaATATATGCCACGCCAcctaaaaaaactgggaaaacttattgattcAAGTAaaagcctaaggtgggaaatgcattggtcactgcctcctccagtaatgaaatgccctgcagcctccccctacTCAATCAATGCCCTGCGGCAGCCTCCCCCCTACTCAatcaatgccctgcagcctctcactactcaatcaatgccctgcagcagcctcccactaATCAATCAATGCCCTGTAGCAGCCTCCCACTACTCAATCAATGCCCTGTAGCAGCCTCTCACTACTCaatcaatgccctgcagcagcctctcaCTACTCaatcaatgccctgcagcagcctcccactaATCAATCAATGCCCTGTAGCAGCCTCCCACTACTCAATCAATGCCCTGTAGCAGCCTCCCACTACTCaatcaatgccctgcagcagcctccccctactcaatcaatgccctgcagcctccccctagTCAATCAATGCCCTGCTCCAGCCTCCTACTACTCAATCAATGCCCTGCAGCTGCCTCCCCCTACTCAATAATGGCCTCCCACAAAGGTGCCCCTtaaaagtggccaactcctttaatgcCAGAAATGTGTTAATGGACAGAACTATATTTaaccttttatttcattttaaattgGGTGATCTTGGCTTTAATGTCTTACAGTCCTATGAGGAGGTGGTCAGACTAGAACTTACCTCAGTGCAGATCACTATCACGCTGCCACCTTAGTTCAGACAAGTCCATATAGGAAATGCAGCCGATACATAGACCAGGATGACCGCTCCACCTActatcaaatataaaaaaatccccatatacaccgtatacacacgtACTATACACATGTACCATAAACAAAtgtaccatatacatatataccatatacacacgtaCCGTATACATACgtgccatatacacatactgtatgcACATAGATCATATACACAcgtaccatatacatatatacacatatatcatatacatatatatcatatactgtacatatgatgTGTCCGTATAACTAAGTGAAATGTCATGAAAGTAGAATACACATAAACTTATGAAAACTTCTTGTTTTTCAGGGAAGCAATGGAGAAGCCGCGTTTACTGGCGAGGAACACACTTTGGTGTCGAAAGGTCCATTAAAACTGAAAGTCAATGGTCCAGAAATCccaaaattttccaaaaaagCATTGAAGCGAGTTGTGACAGCGAAGAACCCATCCATAGAGCTGTTATCTGCCGGTGGTACTATATCTCGTGCCATTGACATGATCGATACCTATGACAGGAAAGCCGATGCATTTACCGAGGGCACCTACAGTTACGCTACCACCTACCGCCACGGACTCAGGAAGGAAACTGGAAAGAGAATTCCCAGGGCTGGCGCATGCGCTGGAGCCGGAGTCGGGAAAGCGAGAGCTGAGTATCGGGTGTTTGATGCTGAAGCCAATGGTCCGAATGTTTATGCTGGGGCGGAGGCCAATATAGTTGGCGTGGGGGCCATGGCCCGAGCAGAGATCGGAAGCGCTTCGGTTGGTGCCGGTCCATTCTACATCAGCCTCGGTTTAGGTGTAGATACCGGGATCCGCGCAGGAGTCGATGGCTTTGAGATAAAATTTCTTGGTTGTGGCTTCAATTTTGGTCCGAAAACTAGCGTTTCATTTTTTGGCTCTTCGTGTGGGCTCGACGTTCTTGAGCTTTTTGGTCTCGCTGCCGTGTGAACACACTGCGACAGAAGATCACCgatcaaatacatatatatatatacatatgcaaaACTCAGACCTCTGAACATCCCaacaccacccccctccccccccctgttACCTGTCTGTAAAGTCTTGATAGTTTGATACTTGATATGATAAGTTTGGAGAGATGTCAGTGTAGTATGTGATGCAGAACAAGCAGAGAACTCGCTATTCACACTAatggacaatggggctcatttacttacccatcctgcggagttcacgaaagtgcgttgtccgacgatcatgtccTGTGCGGACATcacgcacccgatatcctgcatgtgtcgcttccccgctcaggtccgccggagttcaccttcttcttcctggtgcatgtaagtgcttgggcttgcgacacaattcgaaagttaaatcctgcgctcagtccgaatcagtcggatcatctgacggccccgccccccgatttctgtcccatgaaaccagcgcagctgcgccacaatccaatcaagtgcgacacaatccccagttaaatacctgtcacagcagcgcaacacccaaaaatgtcagaaaaaaaagatgaatggtcccttagtaaatatgccccaatgtatccGCTAAAGGGCTCTGGTTCTGGTCTGGACTGCGATCGCTTCATATATATCCACCACAAGGTGGCAGTATTACTGTTACAAACCTACTCAGCGCATGTAAGGcttatgcatatacagtatataggagatGTGCTAGCAGCTAGTGTGTACTTTATGTTCatgtatgtatttattgtaatcgTCCTGCGCTGCGTCGCAGTCATACGTATCCGTGTATGTGATTGTTCATGCATGataaataaagcaaaaataaaaatcaatgttGTCCCTCAGTTTACACGTACAGTATCACCGCCCCCGGACTCCCCGCAGCAGACGTGCTCCataggattcaggtctggggaaccgGCAGGTCCATTACTCCGATTTTCTGCTATAGAAAGATTGATACGTCTCCCccattggcccatatttattatCACGTGTGCGCCATTTTTTATTGAGAGTACCCTCTATTCAATGTACCCGTGTGTTACCAGATTCACCATTATCCCCCATAGACTAGAACAAGTGGAGACCCTCATGGAACAAGGGAAAGGGATTCTGTGTCCCAGGACTGGGCAGCACTGGGtacacctgggcaagtgccgggacccagagctgctgggggccccacataaggctgtacataaggaatccatggggatgagggagctgtatctaatgaatccatagggggtgagggggctgtatataaaatagccatgagggggttgtttgggatgatagtctagggaatattttagggaacaggaggagtcttagtttctgaattttttaaagccttgcagcgctggggtcctgggctccaggtcaacatctgaaaagagtttgtatgttctctctgtgtttgtgtggatttcctccgagtcctccggtttcctcccacattacaaaatattactggtaggttgattagattgtgagccccacggggacagTGACTGATGtgaaaagctctgtgcagcgctgcgtaatctgtgtgcgctgtattaataagttattattattattaaggggcCCCCTCAGGTTTTGTTggccaggggcctattgaaacctcgTGCCGACCCCGCTTTTTCCTTCAGGGTGTGTTCCCATGTTTTGTTTTTCAGATGCATTttatgaagccaaaagcaggtgcggATCATAAGGggtgagaacatataatagaGAAGAGGATGCTACTCCTTGTTTTCttgctccactcctggtttggacaccaAAAACtcttctgaaaaactgaatgtgtgaacgcacccttaataCAGTGAAAGGTCAAGCATACGATTCCCCCACTGTACGCAGAGATAGTAGGGATAGGAGATCTACAAGTGCTGTGCTCTGCCATCTCCTGATCTCCCATAGACATTGAATGGAGAGGAAGGACTTGCTTGATTTGGCGCTCCCATCACATAAACGTGACAACCACCAATCACCGATGTTTTCCCCGATCCTGTGAATATACAGGTTTTTTTGTCTCTTTTTCATATGTATTGTAATTTTGTTGCCTGGACCATTGGTACAAATCTATTTCCCCCAGGAAACAAAGTTGTTATCACATCGATAACAATACTTAGATAAACCGCTTTGATAGAATTTTCCTTTTAGGGTACGGTCACACATAGCGCTAGTCTTTGGATACACAGCGCTGGCGGTACACATGACCGTACCCTTAGCTTTTTTCTCTTTCACCAATTTATCTTGAGAGGCGCCATAATtagcagcttaaaggaaacctaccacttcggatagggcttctaagcagcacatgccgtgcgcttatctttgttatgttttaaaagtttttaaagagttttaacactttattaatctttatatctgaactagcttctccgcaccgaggtccgcgctcggcgcaccttGCGCGACCACTTCCTACtcaggcgcacgcacggtcgcgctcatggtgcgccgagcgcggacctcggtgcggagaagctagttcagatataaagatcaataaagtgttaaaactctTTAAAAACGTTTTAAAATATAACGAAGATAAGTGCCTGCAccatctcaccctgagctggtgcacggcctgtgctgcttataagccctatccgaagtggtaggtttccttttatgaAAGATCAGGTTACAtgcgtcttaaaggggttgtccactttcactcCCATGCTGCTGCTCTTGTGTGTCTGGACTTTGAACATTTGAAAATGTCCGCTGAGCCAAACAGTGCGCAAATCACTTCCAGTGGCCACTTCCTGTACGGCAAGAAGTAGAGACCAAAATATGTGCAGCGGGGGCAACAGGTGAAATGAGATTTGACTTTTTTTCAAATCCTCTACCACCATTATTTTTCCCcctctgaaaaaaaacattcaaaaaacaAAAGGAAACCCAACTGCTACAGATCCCAATAAGTAACGGAGGCAAATTGTATGAAACATGATAATTGTTTAGACTGAGATCTTGGAAAGATGACGCCAATTTCCACAGCAGAATAAGAGGTAATtggattagggggggggggttacaaatCTCACCCAAAATGCTGCCGAAATTCCGGAGCGAAAACTTGTATTTATTAAGGACTGCAATAGAAAGCGCTGGAGCGGACGGCGTCTGCGGATCCACAGCAAAACTTGCAACTTTATTCCAAAACCATTCATTCTTTTTGCATAATCCGTGCAGCTCCTGCCGATACACAGAAGCCAAAACAGAAGACGACGAGCTGAAAGGGGGAGGGGCGCCACAGCATCCAGAGTCACGCGAGAAAATAAATAGCAGGTAAGACAAATTgtgcttaaaagggaacctgtcagaaggatCTGGGCCCACATAAAGctaataaacttttatccagTGACAGGATCACAATCATCTCCTTTTATATTCTGCATATGTTGCATACAAATGAGCAGTAAGGTGTCATGGGGGTGGAGAAGAGTCACACTGGGATacccccccctcctgtctcctAATCCAAATGCATCATCACAAGTCCGGCTGGCAGCTGCTGAAGGTAGTTATGATGAAGTACTTGTCACATGTGACCTTATTCCAACCAGGAGTGGCCAGGGCAGAGTGACTTAACTACACCCACATGACTCCTGAGCTCATTAGTACATGGCACTCAAAGTCATTATTTCTGTGTAATGCAGAGTCACCCAGAATacagaaggacatcattgtgatccagTCACTGTCCTGCATAACAGGTGATTGCTTGGGGGCCTAAATCCT from Engystomops pustulosus chromosome 10, aEngPut4.maternal, whole genome shotgun sequence harbors:
- the LOC140103545 gene encoding uncharacterized protein, whose amino-acid sequence is MSPSKNDPQKEETINDPKKEETINDPKEEETINDPKEEETINDPKEEETINDPKKKENTNDPQKPVSKAQKQGGSNGEAAFTGEEHTLVSKGPLKLKVNGPEIPKFSKKALKRVVTAKNPSIELLSAGGTISRAIDMIDTYDRKADAFTEGTYSYATTYRHGLRKETGKRIPRAGACAGAGVGKARAEYRVFDAEANGPNVYAGAEANIVGVGAMARAEIGSASVGAGPFYISLGLGVDTGIRAGVDGFEIKFLGCGFNFGPKTSVSFFGSSCGLDVLELFGLAAV